In Brachyhypopomus gauderio isolate BG-103 chromosome 2, BGAUD_0.2, whole genome shotgun sequence, the DNA window CAGCCTTCCACAGTCAGGAGAGCAGTGCAGTAAAAGAGACAGCAATGAGTGTGAGAATAACAAGCTCGTTGGGTTTAAGGTCTGTGGGGGTGACCTGCCTCATCAGCCAGATTGAGAATGTAGCCAGCTATGTCCTCCTCTGTTGGGGCATCAGACATTACCCAGGATTCATTGGCAGCCGTCACCTGAATACGGCAGATGGGACAGTTTCGACTCTGGCCactcctacaacacacacacacacacacacacacacacacacacacacacacatcagaaacACTGCGATGCAATGTCCCTCAAGAAGCCATTGGTTCAGCTTCCTGCAGACACGTACCATTTGTCAATGCATTTCTGGCAGAAGCTGTGTGCACAGGGAAGGATGAGGTCTGCCTTGCCATCCATACAGATACAGCATTCCTCTTCATCAGTCAGCTGCTTCACCCTGCAACACAGCACAGCCACACCAGACTAAAGCAATCGTCCACAGACACAGCAACATTTGTGGGGTGGCACAATTAGGGAATTATGCTTCTTAAATATGTGCACAGACATGCATTTACCATTGTGCATACTACATGTTACTATTGTATTATGTGGCTTATACTCTTACAATAATCAGTATATTAGAATGAAACTGGTATGTACCCAGGCTAATGTGTGGCTGTGCTGGGCCTACCTGCACATCCACATGCTGGCTTGGCAGGCCTCTGCTGCAGGAGACGCCCCCCACGCGGACTCATCTGAAGCCCCTCCTGCCAGCACTTCTGCAGCCTGGCTGGTGATGTCCTTGTAAAGCTGAATGAACTGGTACAGGTTCATGATACGAGAGGCCTCCACCAAGCCATCCTCTTTGTTGATCTGCAGGGGCATCATAGAGCCTGAAGCACACCCCTTACTTCTGATACACGCCCCTTACTTCTAAAAGACGCAGACGCCACAGGGGACTCGAATTCAGAAGAACAAACTCAACTCTGTGTGGTTCCACAAATTTCATTTCAAAAGCAAATAGTTCATTACGAGCACAGATCAAATCTCATTTGCTCTCCTTTTGGTATAAAAGGTTGAACTTTTAAACAGAACTATACATCAGATTGTAAAGTCACTGTACCTTGGTGCACACGACCCTCACCGCCACCTTCCACAGTGCAGAAGTGTCTGACCCTGGCTGCACCTCAAACAGGAGGTGCTTCTGTTGACCAGTCGCTAGCCTAGCAGTGCTGGTTTGAATGAAGCAACAACAGCGAAAGATTGACTAAATTCTCTCGGACTATAAATAATATACATTGCTATAAAATAGCCTGTGTAGTGTTGTACAGTGTAGTAATTGAAGTGTATTTAGGTCTATGCGACATGAACCAAAATATTGCATGTCTTGAAATACATTAATGCACTGATATGCCCTTGGGATATGTGTGCATTATTTTTGAACAAAATTATTCTATCCTATTGTGAGTTACTGAAACACCACAGAGAGCAGGCCTCAAATGTTTGGATTAGTCAGGAGGATCACAGCACATAAGAGAAAACATGACTTGAGGGTGAATTTGCACATTTCAGCCTAGTGAAATATTAGTCTTGCAAAGACCATTATATAACAGTTAGCTCTCATGTAATCAGAAGAATTTGAGTTATTCCATCAGTGCTGATATAGAAGATAACAGCACTGTGACTTAACTATAAATGTACCTTTGCCCTTTACAGGTGTGTTCTGCAGACCATTCATTACATTAACGATTATTATCCATCTTAGAAAGAATGACAAACTTTGTTGATAACTAGAATCACACATGCCACCAAAGTGACTGATTACAAAGTCTTATTTTCACTGGTTGCACATGGAAACACAGTGATTATATAGAGTGGTACAAAGTCACGGGCCCATGGTAACATAGACCTAATGCAAGCTAGTGTGCAGGGAACTCTTGTTTCTTGGCAACAGTCCAGTCCCAGTCCAGGTGCAGAACtatttgtttttattaaataaacacattaaGTCATAATCTGTTGTTTACCACTGTGAACTGAGTGCTTGTAGAACTACTGTATAAAAGCAATATCACACTTGGTTGTCCTGTATATCAGCACTTTTTTGTCCATTCCATTGCTAACCAGCTTTGAAGCTTTGGTCaatttgtattttaaaaataaacaacactGGTTTATATAGTGATCTAGTGATGTATCTAATGACTACACACTGATTAAACACTGACATgtcttttaaaaaatgttaaataaaaatgACCATGCTGTCGACATGTGGTCTAGCACAAATATATAGACAATACCCCTTTTGAGACTAAGTAAGCTTATTCTAATGTTAATCTTAGCAGTGGCAGCTTACACCTCATTGAGCTCTGCCACCCGTCCCAGGAACTCATCGTAGGTTAGGTAACCACTGTCCCGTACGAGTCCTGCGTGCTTCACCAGCTTCTCTGGGAGTTTGCTTAACACTGACTGGCCTGAGATCTGCTGGCCCATCACTGCTCCACACGGAGGACCGGACCAAGACAACACTAGACCTCATTCAGTGATCAAAGACCTGGAACACAAAGGCGAGAAAAGGACGTGGATTATAAAGATGGTTCTGGGGAGTAACTGCAGTGTAGTGAATAGTAAAAGATGCTTGAAGGTTCCCAGAGAAATAGGAGACTTCAGCTACAGGTCCTTCAACAATATTCAGCAATATCCTACTGGGAAACCTTGAGTCCAGACATTCATGTGGCTGTAGTGTACCATACTATAGTTGTACTGTACAACTAGCCTAAACACTGTGGCAGACCAACTACATCAACTTCAGGATTGGTCAGGAATGGTTTGAGGAACATGGCACAGTTCAAAGCCTCCAAATTCCCCAGAACTCAAACTGATGGAGCATCTGTGGGATGTGCAGGGAAAACAAGTCCGATCCATGGAGGCCCCGCCAATCATCTTACAGGACTGACAGGACTTACAGGACTCACAGGATCTACTGCTAATGTGTTGGCAGCAGTTACTACAGGACACTTTCAGAAGCCTTGTGGAGTCCACACTTCAACAGGTCAGAGCTGCTGTAGCGACTGGGAAGGGACCTATGCAATATCAGTCAGGTGGATTTAACAGTGCCTGATTGgtctgtgcatgcatgtgtgtgtgtgtgtgtgtgtgtgtgagagagagagagagagagagagagagagagagagagagatattgaaGTACACAAGGTCCCCGGggaaacaggacattttggacagaggtccttcatcctTAATTTTGACTATCTCTATATCTTTTACTACAGGACACTGCAATGTCTAAACAATCTAGGGAAAATGTTCATTTGATAAAAATCTAGCTGAAATGCATATGATCTCATTTGATTGAACTGTGCTTGACACTTGGAATGCACCTGGTTATTTATTCTTGAGTTCTTGATTTTCAAAATGAATACTTCCGTCCTGTGCACTGGCAATCACACTACTACTATAAATACCTCATGCgggttgttttgtttatgtgtTTGAAAAACGGCTTTTATTTTGGAAATAAAATGTCAGCTGGGGTGTGACTATGTTTACGTAATGTTTAACTATTTCTCACCTACTGACTTCCCTTGACTCAAACATTTGCTCTGTAGCTAATAAAAATAGTAAGTAATTGACTTTAATAAGCCTAATATCCCACTTCTGTGTTTCAAATGTTGCAATAGCTGTTGCAACAACGTTAGCTATATGTTATGTTATAACAAGCTAGCTAACTAATTCAGACCACTGATGGCACCGTAATGCAAATTATATGCCAAACTATATCCAAATGAAGATTAATTGCAAGATTTatagcttatatatatatatatatatatatatatatatatatatatatatatataaccttgaAAGGACCTAATTACGATACAGAGAAAGtaacatattttaaaaatcacTTACCTTAGCAAACCAGTTGCATGGAGCAGACGCTAGCTGGATGATTAGCTTCAATGAGAACTAGCTAGAAAACTGGAGCAATTGGCTAGCTAGGAATATTGAACGGACCGCAAACTCGCACATAGCCCACACAGGATATAAATAAGTACAGTACTACACATACGTTGACGCGTAGTTTATCTCAGAAAAATGTTTTAGATTCACTCACTTTCTCAAAGCAGGCGGTGTAAAAGGTCTAGATGGTAAACAAACAGCTAGCGCTCGTAGGAGCGTTACTATCAACACCAAGCGCCGGCGCGCATTGATGACGTACGACGCGGACGCGGCCGCTGACTTTACATGTCTGTCACTTCCGCGGTGAATGAATGAAACACGACTTTACGCTTACGGCACACAGGCATGGTACAAAAATATACGTTTATTGTGTAGCAGTTCTTAGGACGATTCCGCGTCTTCTTCTGTTTGGAGAGTCATCTCGTCGCAGTTGCTGTCCTGCTCTTTGCTGGGATACTGCAAGTCTGGGTGCTTCCACATCTCAGTGTCGGCGGTGTCCTTGTGGCGCATTCTGACCCACGGTGGGAGACGATGCGATCGTTTCCTGAAGGAGACAGCAGCTGTGAAAACCACCGATTGCGGCACAGTTGTGATAGCATATGCTTTTGTACATGTATGTTTTATTTAGATAAATATTTAGCgttgaagatgtttttaaccTACATCTTAAAATAGCAAGTTCCAGCTGTTACTGCCATCAAGAGAATGACAGCAACGGTGACACATGCTATAGGAACCTCTGGAAAGGACAGGGAATAAACTGTCAGTGCTGGTCAGCAAAGAACACACATTACATTAAACTTTAGACTTTAACTAAGTATTAGACTTTAACTAAGTATAAATTTTGATTGAGCGCAACCTCCAGTGAGAGATCTTCGGAGAGTTGGGGGTTGCGTAGGCACCTCTGTTCGATACGATGAAGAGGTCAGAGAGGAAGCATGGGTGAATGGATGAGAGGAAGGGACAGGGGAAGAAAAGGTCATAGAGGGGGAAGTGGAGTGTTGATACTGGTGActagtgtgtgggagtgatggAGAACTTCTTGTAGATAAAGATCTGAAAGTAGAAAGAAGGACTATGGAGACTGTAGAGGTGCTGAAGCCAGAGGTGACAGGCGGGGCAGATCTGGaaggagggttagggttagggttagggttagggttagggtaacttTTGTTAAGCAGGGTAGACAACATGAGTGATGGGGAAGTGGTTTTTGCTTGAGGGCTCTTGACAGTTGGGTTTGTTGATTTTGGAATGATGACTGTCACTGTTTCAGTTTGACCTgtgagataaacacacacaccaaaacagcAGAGTTGTAGTGTATCCTCAAagttcaggtacacacacatcagaaaAAACATCAGAGTTGTAGTTTTTCCTTGAAGttgaggtaaacacacacacacaccagaaaaaCAGTTGTAGTGGATTACTAAAATTGGGATTTCCAGAAATCATTACACCCTTCTTAGAAATGCAACCTTCATGGAATTCTTTATTGTCAAAAAGATTCGTTTTCATGTTTTAAATCACCTTAATCTGGTATAACATATTTAAGACACTTAATTATGTAATATTTTTAGTACTTTTACAttcagcaataataataatacctgTTGAATTGAAGCAAAAAACATCAAATGACGCACTGGGAGAAGCAGCCCAGGCAATGACCCCCACCCTGTTTTGACCACACTTCTGGTGTTCTTCAGTACGAGGAATGACTGCCACTTGCTCCTTAACCCATCCATACCTGCAGTGACCAGCATAATCCGTGATGTCATTTACCCAAGGTCTTTGTTTTGATCATTAGTAACATTTATACAGttattttacagttattttttaaataaacatacTAGGGCATAGCATTCTACTTTATAAAGGGCTTCAGTAATTGatcaaataatttaaaaattcaGTTTAGGTCCAGCTTTTAGTTTTAAAAGAACCATGAGCCTTGTTCAGTTAGCAAAGCCTTCCTGTGCGCTGGTGTTCTCTGTATTACCTGCATGTCTGTAAGCCATTGCTGTTTGCC includes these proteins:
- the rnf141 gene encoding RING finger protein 141; the protein is MGQQISGQSVLSKLPEKLVKHAGLVRDSGYLTYDEFLGRVAELNEVTARLATGQQKHLLFEVQPGSDTSALWKVAVRVVCTKINKEDGLVEASRIMNLYQFIQLYKDITSQAAEVLAGGASDESAWGASPAAEACQASMWMCRVKQLTDEEECCICMDGKADLILPCAHSFCQKCIDKWSGQSRNCPICRIQVTAANESWVMSDAPTEEDIAGYILNLADEAGHPHRP